Proteins from one Pseudoalteromonas undina genomic window:
- the rpoC gene encoding DNA-directed RNA polymerase subunit beta' — protein MKDLLKFLKQQNKTEEFDAIRIGLASPDMVRSWSYGEVKKPETINYRTFKPERDGLFCARIFGPVKDYECLCGKYKRLKHRGVICEKCGVEVTLTKVRRDRMGHIELASPVAHIWFLKSLPSRIGLMLDMTLRDIERVLYFESFVVTEPGMTTLERGQLLGEEEYLDALEEHGDEFEAKMGAEAVLDLLRELDLAQLIAEMREELPTINSETKRKKITKRLKLMESFHQSGNNPEWMIMTVLPVLPPDLRPLVPLDGGRFATSDLNDLYRRVINRNNRLKRLLDLAAPDIIVRNEKRMLQEAVDALLDNGRRGRAITGSNKRPLKSLADMIKGKQGRFRQNLLGKRVDYSGRSVITVGPTLKLHQCGLPKKMALELFKPFIYGKLERRGMATTIKAAKKMVEREVAEVWDVLDEVIREHPVLLNRAPTLHRLGIQAFEPVLIEGKAIHLHPLVCAAYNADFDGDQMAVHVPLTIEAQLEARALMMSTNNILSPANGEPIIVPSQDVVLGLYYMTRDRINAKGEGTVFKDPKEAEKAYRSGNADLHAKVKVRISQSVANEDGVVEDSITIIDTTVGRAILSLILPKGMPFESINQALGKKQISSLLNECYRRLGLKDTVVFADQVMYTGFHYAMKSGVSIGIDDLVIPPVKASIIEAAEAEVTEINQQFQSGLVTAGEKYNKVIDIWSRVNENLSREMMANLSKDTVVNAQGEEEEQPSFNSVFMMADSGARGSAAQIRQLAGMRGLMARPDGSIIETPITANFREGLNVLQYFISTHGARKGLADTALKTANSGYLTRRLVDVAQDLVINEDDCGTEDGLTMKPLIEGGDVVEALRERVLGRVVAEDVVIPGTNTVLVERNIMLDEKLCDLLEEHSVDEVRVRSVITCDNDFGVCAKCYGRDLARGHIINAGESVGVIAAQSIGEPGTQLTMRTFHIGGAASRASAENNVQVKTNGTLKLHNAKYVLNTDGKIVITSRSTEITIIDSYGREKERYKVPYGAVLTVQDNAEVQGNDIVATWDPHSHPIVLEHKSKVSFSDIDDSNTEAQTDELTGLTRVVVKDLAKANAKEPKLIIESDERGLQETRLPSFTTIEVTDGATANPGDVLARIPQEGSKTRDITGGLPRVADLFEARKPKDPAILAEITGTISFGKETKGKKRLVITPAEGDHYEEMIPKWRQLNVFEGEQVSKGEVIADGPESPHDILRLRGVTHVANYIVNEVQEVYRLQGVKINDKHIETIIRQMLRKCIILDGGDTEFLAGEQIEVARVNIANRDLEAQGKIPAKFEIQLMGITKASLATESFISAASFQETTRVLTEAAVNGKSDELRGLKENVIVGRLIPAGTGFAYHQDRMARRKQKDVVEEQTVSAEEATQALTDALNADLSGNQ, from the coding sequence GTGAAAGACTTACTTAAGTTTCTGAAGCAACAAAATAAGACCGAAGAATTCGATGCAATTCGCATTGGTCTTGCTTCACCAGACATGGTTCGTTCATGGTCATACGGTGAAGTAAAGAAACCTGAGACTATTAACTACCGTACTTTCAAGCCTGAGCGCGATGGCTTATTCTGTGCCCGTATTTTCGGCCCAGTGAAAGATTATGAGTGTTTATGTGGTAAATATAAACGCCTTAAACACCGTGGTGTGATCTGTGAAAAGTGTGGCGTTGAAGTAACACTCACTAAAGTGCGTCGTGACCGTATGGGTCATATAGAGCTGGCAAGTCCAGTTGCGCATATATGGTTTTTAAAATCATTACCGTCACGTATCGGCTTAATGCTTGATATGACGCTTCGTGATATTGAACGTGTTCTTTACTTCGAATCATTCGTAGTAACTGAACCTGGTATGACAACGCTTGAGCGTGGTCAGCTATTAGGTGAAGAAGAATACCTAGATGCACTTGAAGAGCACGGCGATGAGTTTGAAGCGAAGATGGGTGCTGAAGCAGTATTAGACTTGCTTCGTGAACTCGATCTTGCTCAATTAATTGCAGAGATGCGTGAAGAGTTACCAACAATTAACTCTGAAACTAAGCGTAAAAAGATCACTAAACGTCTTAAGTTAATGGAATCGTTCCACCAATCAGGTAATAATCCTGAGTGGATGATCATGACAGTACTTCCAGTATTGCCACCTGACTTACGTCCATTAGTACCACTAGACGGTGGCCGCTTTGCGACATCTGATCTAAATGATCTTTACCGTCGTGTTATTAACCGTAATAACCGTCTTAAGCGTCTACTAGATTTAGCTGCACCAGATATTATCGTACGCAACGAAAAACGTATGTTACAAGAAGCGGTTGATGCGCTACTTGATAACGGTCGTCGTGGTCGTGCAATTACAGGTTCTAACAAACGTCCACTTAAATCGCTTGCTGATATGATCAAAGGTAAGCAAGGTCGTTTCCGTCAGAACTTACTTGGTAAGCGTGTAGATTACTCTGGCCGTTCTGTAATCACGGTTGGTCCTACACTTAAGCTTCATCAGTGTGGTCTTCCTAAGAAGATGGCACTTGAGTTATTCAAACCATTCATCTATGGCAAATTAGAACGTCGCGGCATGGCTACGACAATCAAAGCAGCTAAAAAGATGGTTGAGCGTGAAGTAGCGGAAGTATGGGATGTACTAGACGAAGTAATTCGTGAACATCCAGTATTACTTAACCGTGCACCAACACTTCACCGTTTGGGTATCCAAGCGTTTGAACCTGTGCTTATCGAAGGTAAAGCGATTCATTTGCATCCATTAGTATGTGCGGCTTACAACGCCGACTTCGATGGTGACCAAATGGCGGTACACGTACCGCTAACAATTGAAGCGCAGCTAGAAGCTCGTGCGTTAATGATGTCTACAAACAACATCTTATCGCCTGCTAATGGTGAGCCAATCATCGTTCCTTCACAGGACGTTGTATTGGGTCTTTATTACATGACGCGTGACCGCATTAACGCCAAAGGCGAAGGCACCGTATTTAAAGATCCTAAAGAAGCAGAAAAAGCATACCGCAGTGGTAATGCCGACCTTCACGCAAAAGTGAAAGTACGTATTAGCCAATCAGTAGCTAATGAAGATGGTGTTGTAGAAGATTCAATTACTATCATTGATACTACAGTGGGTCGTGCAATTCTGTCTCTTATTTTACCTAAAGGCATGCCGTTTGAGTCAATCAACCAAGCTCTAGGTAAAAAGCAAATTTCTAGCTTATTAAATGAGTGTTACCGTCGTCTTGGTCTGAAAGATACAGTAGTTTTTGCTGACCAAGTAATGTACACCGGTTTCCACTACGCAATGAAGTCAGGCGTTTCAATTGGTATCGATGACTTAGTTATCCCACCAGTTAAAGCGTCAATCATTGAAGCAGCAGAAGCTGAAGTAACTGAAATCAACCAACAATTCCAATCAGGTCTTGTAACGGCTGGTGAAAAGTACAACAAAGTTATCGATATCTGGTCACGTGTAAATGAAAACCTATCACGTGAAATGATGGCTAACTTGTCAAAAGACACCGTAGTGAATGCGCAAGGTGAAGAAGAAGAGCAACCGTCATTTAACTCAGTGTTTATGATGGCCGACTCAGGTGCTCGTGGTAGTGCCGCTCAGATCCGTCAGCTAGCAGGTATGCGTGGTCTAATGGCACGTCCAGATGGTTCAATCATCGAGACGCCAATCACGGCTAACTTCCGTGAAGGTCTAAACGTACTTCAGTACTTCATCTCAACGCACGGTGCGCGTAAAGGTCTTGCCGATACAGCACTGAAAACAGCGAACTCGGGTTACCTAACGCGTCGTCTAGTAGACGTTGCACAAGATTTGGTAATCAATGAAGACGATTGTGGCACAGAAGATGGCTTAACAATGAAACCGCTTATTGAAGGTGGTGACGTTGTAGAAGCACTTCGCGAACGTGTATTAGGTCGTGTTGTTGCTGAAGATGTTGTAATTCCAGGTACTAATACAGTACTTGTAGAACGTAATATCATGCTTGACGAAAAACTGTGTGACCTTTTAGAAGAGCACTCAGTTGATGAAGTTCGTGTACGTTCAGTTATCACCTGTGATAACGACTTTGGTGTTTGTGCTAAGTGTTATGGTCGTGACCTAGCACGTGGTCATATCATCAACGCGGGTGAATCAGTGGGTGTTATCGCGGCACAATCAATCGGTGAGCCGGGTACACAGCTTACGATGCGTACATTCCACATCGGTGGTGCGGCATCAAGAGCGTCTGCTGAAAATAATGTACAAGTTAAAACTAACGGTACATTAAAACTTCACAACGCTAAGTATGTATTAAATACAGACGGTAAGATTGTTATTACCTCACGCTCTACCGAAATCACTATCATTGATAGCTATGGTCGTGAGAAAGAGCGTTATAAAGTACCTTACGGTGCGGTATTAACAGTGCAAGACAATGCAGAAGTTCAAGGTAACGACATTGTTGCTACTTGGGACCCGCATAGTCACCCAATCGTTCTTGAGCATAAATCAAAAGTATCGTTCAGCGATATCGATGATTCAAATACTGAAGCACAGACTGACGAACTAACGGGTTTAACTCGTGTAGTTGTTAAAGATCTTGCTAAAGCGAATGCGAAAGAGCCGAAACTTATCATTGAAAGTGATGAGCGTGGCTTGCAAGAAACGCGTCTTCCTTCATTCACTACGATTGAAGTAACAGACGGCGCGACTGCAAACCCAGGTGACGTATTAGCACGTATTCCGCAAGAAGGTTCGAAAACTCGTGATATCACGGGTGGTCTACCACGCGTAGCCGACTTATTTGAAGCGCGTAAGCCGAAAGATCCAGCTATCTTAGCTGAAATCACCGGTACGATTAGCTTCGGTAAAGAGACTAAAGGTAAGAAACGTTTAGTTATTACTCCAGCTGAAGGCGATCATTACGAAGAAATGATTCCTAAGTGGCGTCAACTTAACGTGTTTGAAGGTGAGCAAGTGTCTAAAGGTGAAGTTATCGCCGATGGTCCAGAGTCACCGCATGACATCTTACGCCTACGTGGTGTGACACATGTTGCTAACTACATTGTTAACGAAGTGCAAGAGGTTTACCGTTTGCAGGGCGTTAAGATCAATGATAAGCACATTGAAACTATTATTCGTCAAATGCTACGTAAATGTATCATTCTAGACGGTGGTGATACTGAGTTCTTAGCCGGTGAGCAAATTGAAGTGGCACGCGTTAATATCGCAAACCGCGACCTTGAAGCTCAAGGTAAGATCCCAGCTAAGTTTGAAATCCAGTTAATGGGTATCACTAAAGCATCACTAGCGACAGAATCTTTCATCTCAGCAGCCTCGTTCCAGGAGACAACTCGTGTCCTAACAGAAGCCGCTGTAAATGGTAAGAGCGATGAGTTACGCGGTCTGAAAGAAAACGTAATTGTGGGTCGATTGATCCCAGCCGGTACCGGTTTTGCGTATCATCAAGATCGTATGGCTCGTCGTAAGCAAAAAGACGTTGTTGAAGAGCAAACGGTAAGTGCAGAAGAGGCGACTCAAGCACTGACTGATGCCTTAAACGCGGATTTATCTGGAAATCAATAA
- the rpsL gene encoding 30S ribosomal protein S12, whose translation MATINQLVRKPRRSKVTKSNSAALKACPQKRGVCTRVYTTTPKKPNSALRKVARVRLTNGFEVTSYIGGEGHNLQEHSVILIRGGRVKDLPGVRFHTVRGALDCAGVSDRRQARSKYGAKRPKG comes from the coding sequence ATGGCAACTATTAACCAGCTAGTGCGTAAGCCACGTCGTAGCAAGGTTACTAAAAGTAACTCAGCTGCGCTTAAAGCGTGTCCGCAAAAGCGTGGTGTATGTACTCGCGTATATACAACTACACCTAAGAAACCAAACTCGGCGTTACGTAAAGTAGCTCGTGTACGTTTAACTAACGGTTTCGAAGTAACTTCATACATCGGTGGTGAAGGTCATAACCTTCAAGAGCACAGTGTAATCCTAATCCGTGGTGGTCGTGTTAAAGATTTACCAGGTGTGCGTTTCCACACTGTACGTGGTGCACTTGACTGTGCAGGCGTAAGCGACCGTCGTCAAGCTCGTTCTAAATACGGTGCAAAACGCCCTAAAGGCTAA
- the rpsG gene encoding 30S ribosomal protein S7: MPRRRVIGQRKILPDPKFGSELLAKFVNIVMLDGKKSTAEKIVYGALDVAAEKSGKSHLEIFETALDNIRPQVEVKSRRVGGSTYQVPVEVRPVRRNALGMRWLVDAARKRGEKSMGLRLAQEIVDAADNKGTAVKKREDVHRMAEANKAFAHYRW; this comes from the coding sequence ATGCCTAGAAGACGCGTAATAGGTCAACGTAAAATTCTTCCAGATCCTAAGTTCGGATCGGAACTTCTTGCAAAATTCGTTAACATCGTAATGTTAGACGGCAAGAAATCTACTGCTGAAAAAATCGTTTATGGTGCGCTAGACGTGGCTGCTGAGAAATCAGGCAAGTCGCACCTAGAAATCTTTGAAACTGCACTTGATAACATCCGTCCACAGGTAGAGGTTAAATCTCGCCGTGTTGGTGGTTCAACTTATCAAGTACCAGTTGAAGTACGTCCAGTACGTCGCAACGCATTAGGTATGCGTTGGTTAGTAGACGCTGCACGTAAGCGTGGCGAAAAATCTATGGGCTTACGTTTAGCTCAAGAAATCGTTGACGCTGCTGATAACAAAGGCACTGCGGTTAAGAAACGTGAAGACGTTCACCGTATGGCTGAAGCGAATAAAGCATTCGCTCATTACCGTTGGTAA
- the fusA gene encoding elongation factor G, whose translation MARTTPLERYRNIGICAHVDAGKTTTTERVLFYTGLSHKIGEVHDGAATMDWMEQEQERGITITSAATTCFWKGMDAQFDDHRINIIDTPGHVDFTIEVERSLRVLDGAVVVLCASSGVQPQTETVWRQANKYEVPRMIFVNKMDRTGADFLTVVSQVKSRLGATPVPVQLPIGAEDDFKGVIDLIKMKAINWNDKDQGMTFSYEAIPAELQELAEEWRSHLVESAAEATEELMDKYLEGEELSEAEIKNALRQRTLANEIVPMTCGSAFKNKGVQAVLDCVVEYMPSPTQVKQIQGILENGTEEERPADDKAPFAALAFKIATDPFVGTLTFFRVYSGTVKQGDAVYNPVKSKRERLGRIVQMHSNSREEIKEVHAGDIAAAIGLKDVTTGETLCDPNSIITLERMEFPEPVISVAVEPRTIADQDKMGIALGKLAAEDPSFRVQTDEESGQTIISGMGELHLDIIVDRMKREFSVECNVGKPQVAYREAIRSTVEVEGKFVRQSGGRGQYGHVWLKLEPMDISDDEAPIYEFVNETVGGSVPKEYIPAVDKGIQEQMAQGVLAGYPLLGVKATLYDGSFHDVDSNEMAFKIAGSLAMRQGALDANPALLEPVMKVEVLTPEANMGDVVGDLNRRRGMIEGMEDALGGLKQINAVVPLSEMFGYATALRSATQGRASYSMEFLKYAEASKQVADTIISARAVI comes from the coding sequence ATGGCACGTACAACTCCACTTGAGCGTTACCGCAATATCGGTATTTGTGCTCACGTAGATGCAGGCAAAACCACCACAACAGAACGTGTTCTGTTCTACACAGGTCTTTCTCATAAGATCGGTGAAGTGCATGATGGCGCTGCAACTATGGATTGGATGGAGCAGGAACAAGAGCGTGGTATCACAATCACTTCTGCTGCAACAACGTGTTTCTGGAAAGGGATGGACGCTCAATTTGACGACCATCGCATCAATATTATTGATACCCCAGGGCACGTAGATTTCACTATCGAAGTAGAGCGTTCTTTACGTGTACTAGATGGTGCGGTAGTTGTTCTTTGTGCTTCATCGGGTGTACAGCCGCAAACTGAGACAGTTTGGCGTCAAGCGAACAAGTACGAAGTTCCGAGAATGATCTTCGTAAATAAAATGGATCGCACGGGCGCTGACTTCTTAACGGTTGTAAGCCAGGTGAAATCTCGTCTTGGAGCAACGCCTGTTCCAGTCCAGCTGCCTATTGGCGCTGAAGACGACTTTAAAGGTGTTATTGACCTTATTAAAATGAAAGCCATTAACTGGAATGATAAAGACCAGGGTATGACTTTCTCTTATGAGGCAATACCGGCAGAACTTCAGGAACTAGCCGAAGAATGGCGCTCTCACTTAGTTGAAAGCGCTGCTGAAGCTACTGAAGAACTAATGGATAAATACTTAGAAGGTGAAGAGTTAAGCGAAGCAGAAATTAAAAATGCTTTGCGTCAACGCACATTAGCGAACGAAATTGTTCCCATGACGTGTGGTAGTGCATTTAAAAACAAAGGTGTTCAAGCTGTGCTTGATTGCGTTGTTGAATATATGCCATCACCAACACAAGTGAAACAAATCCAAGGTATCTTAGAAAATGGTACTGAGGAAGAGCGTCCTGCTGATGATAAAGCGCCGTTTGCTGCTCTTGCATTCAAGATTGCAACAGACCCGTTTGTTGGCACTTTAACCTTTTTCCGTGTTTACTCTGGTACTGTTAAACAGGGTGACGCGGTATATAACCCAGTAAAAAGTAAGCGTGAGCGTCTTGGTCGTATCGTTCAGATGCATTCAAACTCACGTGAAGAGATCAAAGAAGTCCACGCAGGCGACATCGCGGCGGCTATTGGTCTCAAAGACGTAACAACAGGTGAAACACTGTGTGATCCGAACTCTATTATTACGCTTGAGCGTATGGAGTTCCCAGAACCAGTTATCTCTGTTGCGGTTGAGCCTCGCACAATCGCTGACCAGGATAAAATGGGTATCGCGCTAGGAAAACTAGCTGCAGAAGATCCATCTTTCCGCGTACAAACTGACGAAGAATCAGGCCAGACTATTATCTCTGGCATGGGTGAACTTCACCTTGATATCATTGTCGACCGTATGAAACGTGAATTCAGTGTTGAATGTAACGTTGGTAAGCCGCAGGTTGCATACCGAGAAGCTATTCGTTCAACTGTTGAAGTTGAAGGAAAGTTTGTACGTCAATCAGGTGGTCGTGGTCAATATGGTCACGTCTGGCTTAAACTTGAACCGATGGATATTTCGGATGATGAAGCCCCAATTTACGAGTTCGTAAACGAAACCGTAGGTGGCTCAGTGCCGAAAGAATACATCCCTGCGGTAGACAAAGGTATCCAAGAGCAAATGGCTCAAGGTGTACTGGCAGGCTACCCATTACTTGGTGTTAAAGCGACTTTATATGATGGTTCATTCCATGATGTAGATTCGAATGAAATGGCATTTAAAATAGCAGGTTCACTGGCTATGAGACAAGGTGCGCTAGATGCAAACCCTGCACTTTTAGAACCAGTAATGAAGGTTGAAGTACTCACTCCTGAAGCAAACATGGGTGATGTAGTTGGCGACCTAAACCGTCGTCGCGGCATGATCGAAGGCATGGAAGATGCACTTGGTGGCCTTAAGCAAATTAATGCTGTGGTACCACTATCTGAAATGTTCGGTTATGCGACTGCTTTACGATCTGCAACACAGGGCCGTGCCTCATACTCTATGGAGTTTTTGAAGTACGCTGAAGCCTCTAAGCAGGTTGCAGATACAATAATTTCAGCTCGCGCTGTTATATGA
- the tuf gene encoding elongation factor Tu → MAKEKFERVKPHVNVGTIGHVDHGKTTLTAAITNVLAKVYGGVAKDFASIDNAPEERERGITISTSHVEYDTPTRHYAHVDCPGHADYVKNMITGAAQMDGAILVVAATDGPMPQTREHILLSRQVGVPYIVVFMNKCDMVDDEELLELVEMEVRELLSEYDFPGDDLPLIQGSALKALEGEEQWEAKIVELAEALDSYIPEPERDIDKPFIMPIEDVFSIQGRGTVVTGRVEAGIINVNDEVEIVGIKETTKSTCTGVEMFRKLLDEGRAGENIGALLRGTKREDVERGQVLAKPGSINPHTTFTSEVYVLSKDEGGRHTPFFKGYRPQFYFRTTDVTGDVQLPEGVEMVMPGDNVKMTVTLIAPIAMDEGLRFAIREGGRTVGAGVVATIVE, encoded by the coding sequence ATGGCAAAAGAAAAGTTTGAACGCGTAAAACCGCACGTAAACGTTGGTACAATCGGCCACGTTGACCACGGTAAAACTACACTAACTGCAGCAATCACTAACGTACTTGCAAAAGTATACGGCGGTGTTGCTAAAGATTTCGCATCAATCGATAACGCTCCAGAAGAGCGCGAGCGTGGTATCACAATCTCAACTTCACACGTTGAGTACGATACACCTACTCGTCACTACGCACACGTAGATTGTCCTGGTCACGCCGATTATGTTAAAAACATGATCACTGGTGCTGCTCAAATGGACGGCGCTATCTTAGTAGTTGCTGCGACTGATGGCCCTATGCCACAAACTCGTGAGCACATCCTACTTTCTCGCCAAGTTGGCGTTCCTTACATCGTTGTGTTCATGAACAAATGTGACATGGTTGATGATGAAGAGCTACTTGAGCTAGTAGAAATGGAAGTTCGTGAACTTCTTTCTGAATACGACTTCCCAGGTGATGACTTACCACTAATTCAAGGTTCTGCACTTAAAGCACTTGAAGGCGAAGAGCAATGGGAAGCTAAAATCGTAGAGCTTGCAGAAGCACTAGATTCTTACATTCCAGAGCCAGAGCGTGACATCGATAAGCCATTCATCATGCCTATCGAAGACGTTTTCTCAATCCAAGGTCGTGGTACTGTTGTAACTGGCCGTGTTGAAGCTGGTATCATCAACGTGAATGACGAAGTTGAAATCGTTGGTATCAAAGAGACGACTAAGTCTACTTGTACTGGTGTTGAGATGTTCCGTAAGCTTCTTGACGAAGGTCGTGCTGGTGAGAACATTGGTGCACTTCTACGTGGTACTAAGCGTGAAGACGTTGAACGTGGTCAAGTACTAGCTAAGCCTGGTTCAATCAACCCACACACAACATTCACTTCAGAAGTATACGTACTTTCTAAAGATGAAGGTGGTCGTCATACTCCATTCTTCAAAGGTTACCGTCCACAGTTCTACTTCCGTACAACTGACGTAACAGGTGACGTACAGTTACCAGAAGGCGTAGAAATGGTAATGCCTGGTGATAACGTTAAGATGACAGTAACTCTAATCGCGCCAATCGCGATGGACGAAGGTCTTCGTTTCGCTATCCGTGAAGGTGGCCGTACTGTTGGTGCTGGTGTTGTTGCAACTATCGTTGAGTAA
- a CDS encoding VOC family protein, with protein sequence MNNKNNYPQGIFCWAELCTHNWKDGKAFYTSLFEWGNDDQPIGEDEYYTMLQKQGDDIAAMYQMPKEQVDDSTPSYWLTYIAVDDVDTCAIKAQKLGAQIIAGPHNVMNAGRMLMLKDPTGAIVALWQGKEHIGCQRPCELGTPYWHEMATRDSEASRHFYCELLGWQSEIKPMEGMDYTLFLVAGKPVAGMLQMNNEWPEDVPPHWMIYFAVDNCDSYVNKAAILGGQVCVPATDIPDVGRFSVICDPQGAVFSMIESAMDDIKA encoded by the coding sequence ATGAATAATAAAAATAATTATCCGCAAGGTATATTTTGCTGGGCTGAACTGTGTACTCATAATTGGAAAGATGGAAAAGCTTTTTATACCTCGTTGTTTGAATGGGGGAATGACGACCAGCCAATTGGCGAAGATGAATATTACACAATGCTTCAAAAGCAAGGTGACGATATTGCTGCCATGTACCAAATGCCTAAAGAGCAAGTGGACGATTCCACACCTAGCTACTGGCTTACCTATATTGCAGTAGATGATGTTGATACATGTGCAATTAAGGCGCAAAAGCTAGGCGCGCAAATTATAGCAGGCCCTCACAATGTTATGAATGCAGGGCGGATGTTAATGCTTAAAGACCCAACCGGCGCCATAGTGGCGTTATGGCAAGGTAAAGAGCACATAGGATGTCAGCGCCCTTGTGAGCTCGGCACGCCTTATTGGCACGAAATGGCAACGCGTGATAGCGAAGCGAGCCGTCACTTTTACTGCGAATTACTAGGTTGGCAAAGTGAAATAAAGCCTATGGAAGGTATGGATTACACCTTGTTCTTAGTTGCAGGTAAGCCTGTAGCGGGCATGCTACAAATGAATAATGAGTGGCCAGAAGACGTGCCTCCCCATTGGATGATTTACTTTGCCGTGGATAACTGCGATAGCTATGTAAACAAAGCGGCGATCCTTGGAGGGCAAGTGTGCGTACCTGCTACAGATATCCCTGATGTAGGGCGTTTTAGTGTTATTTGCGATCCTCAAGGGGCTGTTTTTTCTATGATTGAATCGGCAATGGATGATATTAAAGCTTAG